AATCCTGCTTTGCCACCACAATGGGACAGCTATCGGTTTAAGATCACAAGCGGTGGGCAGCTATTGGATATATATGTGGATGATAAGGTAGTAATCTATACACTACTAGCGGGTGAAGAGATTGAGATTCTGCATAGGGGAAGCCTTGTGCAGCTGACTGCGAAGAAGCCGTTCTCCCTTTCAAATGTAAAGCAGCTGGAGGCTGTCATTTTCGAGCTGGACGGAATTATTGCCGATTCTGGAGAGTATCATTTTCTAGCTTGGAAAGCTCTAGCCGATGAGCTTGCGATCTCTTTTGATAGAGAGAAGCATGAACGTCTCAAGGGCCTTAGTCGAATAGAATGTTTAGAGGTCCTACTGGAGGGAAGTGGACTGAATTTACCACAACCGGTAAAGGGGATGCTCTGCAACAAAAAGAACGAGAAGTATAAACAGCTGATTCAGCAAATGACACCAGATGATGTGCACCCGGGTATCCTCGGTCTACTGACTGATTTGCAGGAAAGGAGGATCCCTGTCGGGCTGGCTTCAGTCAATGAGAATGCGATGTTAATTCTTGAACGCTTGAAGATAGGGCGCATGTTTCAGGCTGTTGCCGACCCAAAAAACATCCGTATGGGCAAGCCAGACCCGGAAGTTTATTTACAGGTTATCGAGATGTTGGGCGTATCGCCTGACTGCTGCGTAGGTATTGAAGATACAGAGGATGGTATAGCCGCCATTAATGCTGCCGGTATGAGGTCCGTTGGAGCTGGAATGGCATCCTTGAGAGATAGTGCGGAGCTATGGTTTCCTTCTACCGCGGAGATAAGCATGGAGAAATTGTTAGAACTGTTCGTGTAATTCTTTTGCTAAGGAGCTGCCCCCAAAACTAGCATGTTCCTGTGAAGATGATAGATAAGTTCATTTTATAAATCGTAAAAAACACCAAGCAGCGGTTCTTCTGTTATTGAAGGATCGCTGCTTGGTGTTTTTGGTCGTTAGTGCCTGCTTCAAGAGATTATGTCCGGATTTTCACCACTAAGGTAAAATAAAAAAATCTGGACACAACAGCGATTGGAACAACGGTCCGTTCGCGTAGCGTCTAAGACAGCCCCTTTTGTCTATTTCAGTACTTTCCGCACCAGCTTGACCTTGCTGCCATAGGGGGGATACACAATCCCGAGGTCGATCCGTGTGCCTCTCTTGACGATGCTTTTGCGATGGGAAAAGATTTCAAAGCTGTGCTTCCCGTGATAACCGCCGATTCCAGAGTTGCCTACCCCACCAAACGGCAAGTTAGCGTTCGCCACATGCGAGATCGTATCATTGATGCAGCCTCCTCCGAATGAGACTCGGGAAAGCACCTCTCGTTCAACATTTTTATCCTCTGTGAACAGGTAAAGCGCAAGTGGCTTTGGATGCTCATTAATACTTCGGATCGCTTCATCCAATTGGCGATATTCCAGTATCGGTAAAATTGGACCGAAGATCTCATCTTCCATGGAGGCGTCAGTCCAAGCTGCAGGATAGATTAGTGTAGGCTCAATATAACGTTCTTCCGGAACGACGGTGCCTCCCAAAACCACCTTTTCTCGATCCCGTTCAATGAGAGTGGCGAGTCTTTGTAGCTGGCGCTCATTCACGATCCGGCCATAATCTGTATTCGGCTGCGCATCCTGACCGTAGAATGCAGTGATGTTATGTTTAATTTTGGCGATCAATTCATTTGCAATGTCCTTATGGATCAGCAAGTAATCCGGTGCGATACAGGTTTGGCCAGCGTTTAGCAGCTTGCCCCATACGATCCGTTTCGCTGCTATATCAAGATTAGCGGTCTTGTCGACAATGACTGGACTTTTCCCGCCAAGCTCCAAGGTCACAGGCACTAGATTCTTCGCAGCGGCTTCCATAACGATTTTGCCGACCGGAACACTACCCGTAAAGAAAATATAGTCAAACTTAGCATGGATCAGAAGATTGGTCGTTTCTTTCTCCCCCTGAACTACGCGGATATACTGTGGCTCGAAGGTTTCCTGAATAAGCTGCTCCATAACGGCCGTGATGGCAGGTGTACTCTCCGATGGCTTGAGGACCGCGCAGTTTCCAGCGGCGATAGCGCCAATAAGCGGTTCGATCAGCAACTGAAATGGATAATTAAACGGGCCAATAATGAGCGCAGTACCGTAAGGCTCACTTAAGATATAACTCTTCGCAGGAAATAAGTGCAGTGGTGATCTAATCTTTATAGGCTTCGCCCAACGTTTGAGATGCTTCATCATGTAACCGAGGCTGTCCAAGGTGAACCCAATTTCTGTGGCATAAGCCTCGAACTCACTTTTTCCTAAATCCTGATGTAAGGCTTCGATGATCCTACCTTCGTATCGTTTAATACTGTCTTTAAGCTTCTGAAGCTGCTGGAGACGAAAAGCAACCTCTTTAGTTACGCCACGATTAAAAAAATCCTTATGCTCTTCAAGCATCACTTGGATGCTAGCCGTTGTATGTGTGGTCATAATACTCCCCTCCTTTATTGTTATAGGTCAGACTATGGGAGCCGATAAAAGGCGAAAGGCTCACCGAAGCGAAAGGAATCACTTGCTTCATCTAGCTTACTCACAGTTTCCTCACTAAGCTGTATGGAGGTACTATGCAAATTCTGTTCCAACTGCTCCACACGTGTAGCCCCAACAATAACCGTCGAGACAGCAGGACGATTCATGAGCCAAGCTAAGGAGAGCGCGGTAGAAGAGGTTCCCAGTTCTTCGGCGATCTGCCCCACTTTGTTCCCTAGTTCGATCCGGTCATGATTCAGGAATTTTTTGAAATTAGGATCGGTATCTGCTCTGGACCCTAACGGTGCGGAACCGCCCGTATTATATTTTCCAGTGAGAATTCCGCCCGCCAGTGGAAAGTAAGGAATGATCCCTACGCCTTGATCCAGGCAGAGCGAGAGAAGTTCATTCTCCGGGGTACGGTCCGCTAAGGAATAGCTACACTGAATCGAAATATACTTGGCAAAGCTCCGTGCCTCGCTAATTCCAATCGCCTTCATCAATTGCCAAGCTGTATAGTTGGAAGCTCCGATATAGCGCACTTTTCCCGAAGATACCATATCGTCCAAGGTCCGTAACGTCTCTTCAAGTGGCGTATAGGGATCAAAGGTGTGAATCTGGTATAGATCGACATAGTCCGTTTTTAGGCGGTGAAGACTATCTTCTAATTCCTGCATCAAATGGCGCCGGGAGGAGCCGCTTCCGTTAGGTCCATCATTCTTAACTAAGCCTGCTTTAGTGGCGAGGACAGCCTCATGTCTTCTACCCTCCAAGGCATGGCCGATGATTCGCTCGGATTCAGAGCCAGCGTAAATATTAGCGGTATCGATAAAGTTAATTCCATGATTCAGCGCAGCATGTACAATCTGAATGGAGGTCTCTTGATCAGCCCTTTTACCAAAAGAATTCGTCCCTAGTCCCAATGCGGATACTTGCAATCCGCTATTTCCAAGTCTTTTAAAGTTCATCCTCTGCACTCCTCATCATAAAATGATCTACTTTTGAGCAAAAAGCTCCAGAGCTGTCTCTATGAACATCTTTACAGCAATAGAAGTATCGTTAAGCGAACTAACTGCGATATGTATATCTCTGTAGGCGTCTGGCTGCAGTTCGCGGGTAACTACGTTTGGAGGTAAAGATAACAAAGACAACTCAGACATCACACCGACAGCCAGCCCCTCCTGAACCATATTAAGAGCTGTCGCATAGTTATTAACCACATATTTAACATTCAGATGGCTGTTACTTCTGCGGAATAAATCTACTACAGGTGGTTCATAGCCTGCTTTACAGATCAGCATAGGCTCGCCCGCTAATTCTCTCACACCTATGACGGACTGCTTACGCAAGGGATGGTCATCTCTGATTACGGCGTACAACTGTTCTCTATATAATGGGATGGTTTCGAACGCCTCGCAGGGAGCGAGCAATAAGCCAACATCAATTTCTTTAGATTCCAGCCATTCTCTGACTTCGGCGATAGAGCCCTCCTGCAGGCTGATCGTGATATTCGGATATCGTTCAGTGATAGAGCTAATAATCTTCGGTAAAAAATAGGCAGAAGCCACAGGGAAAGCCCCAATCCGAATGCTGCCTTTCTCAAGTCCTCTCTCCGCGTAAATCTCCTGATTGACCTTATCAAAGCCCATTAGAATTTCACGAAAAATAACAAGGATACGCTTGCCGATGTCGGTAAGCATCAGACCGTTACGCCGATCCCGAAAGAGCAGCTTCACATCTAATTCGGTTTCGAGGGACGATATCGCTCGACTGACAGCAGGCTGGGTCATATTCAGTTCTATACCAGCCTTGGTAAAGCTGCCACTCTCAGCGATTTTGACGAATAAGCGAATTTGAGTATTGTTCATAACAAATATGGTATGCCCCTTATGAGTATTATTCATTTCATTTATATTCTTAATTATTGTATCATTTGTGATGAATCTACACCAAGGAGTGAATAAATGAATCAGCAGAAGAAAAGCCTCATCCTTCTTATATTTTTGGTGATTGTATGGGGCATTAATTGGCCTATATCCAAAATCGCCTTAGACTACGCTCCGCCCTTATTATTTGCAGGTATCCGAACCGTCATCGGCGGATTTATTCTGATTCTAATTGCACTTCCAAAGGTGAAGGAGCTTC
This window of the Paenibacillus sp. FSL R10-2734 genome carries:
- a CDS encoding aldehyde dehydrogenase → MTTHTTASIQVMLEEHKDFFNRGVTKEVAFRLQQLQKLKDSIKRYEGRIIEALHQDLGKSEFEAYATEIGFTLDSLGYMMKHLKRWAKPIKIRSPLHLFPAKSYILSEPYGTALIIGPFNYPFQLLIEPLIGAIAAGNCAVLKPSESTPAITAVMEQLIQETFEPQYIRVVQGEKETTNLLIHAKFDYIFFTGSVPVGKIVMEAAAKNLVPVTLELGGKSPVIVDKTANLDIAAKRIVWGKLLNAGQTCIAPDYLLIHKDIANELIAKIKHNITAFYGQDAQPNTDYGRIVNERQLQRLATLIERDREKVVLGGTVVPEERYIEPTLIYPAAWTDASMEDEIFGPILPILEYRQLDEAIRSINEHPKPLALYLFTEDKNVEREVLSRVSFGGGCINDTISHVANANLPFGGVGNSGIGGYHGKHSFEIFSHRKSIVKRGTRIDLGIVYPPYGSKVKLVRKVLK
- a CDS encoding aldo/keto reductase encodes the protein MNFKRLGNSGLQVSALGLGTNSFGKRADQETSIQIVHAALNHGINFIDTANIYAGSESERIIGHALEGRRHEAVLATKAGLVKNDGPNGSGSSRRHLMQELEDSLHRLKTDYVDLYQIHTFDPYTPLEETLRTLDDMVSSGKVRYIGASNYTAWQLMKAIGISEARSFAKYISIQCSYSLADRTPENELLSLCLDQGVGIIPYFPLAGGILTGKYNTGGSAPLGSRADTDPNFKKFLNHDRIELGNKVGQIAEELGTSSTALSLAWLMNRPAVSTVIVGATRVEQLEQNLHSTSIQLSEETVSKLDEASDSFRFGEPFAFYRLP
- a CDS encoding LysR family transcriptional regulator — translated: MNNTQIRLFVKIAESGSFTKAGIELNMTQPAVSRAISSLETELDVKLLFRDRRNGLMLTDIGKRILVIFREILMGFDKVNQEIYAERGLEKGSIRIGAFPVASAYFLPKIISSITERYPNITISLQEGSIAEVREWLESKEIDVGLLLAPCEAFETIPLYREQLYAVIRDDHPLRKQSVIGVRELAGEPMLICKAGYEPPVVDLFRRSNSHLNVKYVVNNYATALNMVQEGLAVGVMSELSLLSLPPNVVTRELQPDAYRDIHIAVSSLNDTSIAVKMFIETALELFAQK